The genomic window GCCAAGGAAATCCTTGGCATGGCAACAATGCAGCAGGCTTGGGGGAACAAGACAGTGGAGCAAACAGAGAGTTCCTAcaggggaaattattttaaaaagaaaaagaaagaaactcagagaGACAATTATTAgctgcaataaaaaataaaattattcaacaaGCAAAATGTAATCATAGCATAAGGAAATGGCTTACCTGTGAATGTTTACTGTTATAAGGATGTAAATTCTGAATACTGATTTAAGTAAAGACGATGGATTTAACTATATTGGGAAGATAGAATAAGAAGTGTATTTATGCGTACATGTTAGGCGGTAGAATGTCTGAAAGGATGTACTCCTGAGTTTTAACAAGCGGaaataaatatagttaaaatatcaagaaatagCAAAAGGAAGTAGTACACTGTTCCAAAAATATGGAGATAAGACActaaaagaaacagtaaaaaaaaattgaaaatgattcTTTCTGGGAGAAGTGTTTGGAGTGAAGAAGAATCAGAGAGAAGACCTGTCTATGTTTACtttgataaatataataaatcattACAACATCACTAATAGAATTTTGATTCATTTCTCAAGTTATGATAACATACCGTTCCACAGCACGGAGCTTAACCTTATTCATATCCTTTAGAATGTCCAACATATTCGGAACATCTTTATTTTCCTGGCTTTTCGAACGATGACTGTCATTAGTCTTACTATCACCTAACTGCTGTCTTTTCACTTCACTTGCTGAGTTATCTGAGTTACATGTATTATTAGTTCCTGGCCATGTGAGTGAACATGGACGTTGCGGAGAAGAAAGCTGAGGGGGcactggaggaggaggagcaggtggaGGGAAGAACACTGAACTTGAAAATGAATCTGGTTTGACACTCAGTTCAGCAGTTCCTGGCGATGGCCTTTGTCCCAAACTGCTAGGTTCGCTGTTCAAGTCAAAGAGGCCTAAAAACAAAGTAGTCTGTTGAAAAAATCATGCAAAATTCTCTCCAACATAACACATAACActaattagaaacaaaaaaggaacaatttCAGTAATGCTACTAAAATAATGATATGGTGGCCAGGAAAAAGAAGCAATCCCATCTGCTTAGTAATTTTTATAAGAGTCAAACCAAAGAATAAGCTTATTTTTAATCCAATTAGGATTTTCTGGGTAGGCCTTTAAAGGGAGGAAGGGtgagaatgcattttaaaaagaaatcaaaaagtgcTTTTTCAGTAATTAACATACAGTCTGAATTTCATCCTCTatttaaaaaagctaaaacaCAATCAACAATTTGTAGTTAGAAACATTCAAACCGGTATATTCACTCTATGATGACACTGTAGAAATGCCCAAGCATATATTTTCTAGGCAAGGCCTAGGACGGATACTGAGTACTTAACTTTTTCACAACAGATTTGCTCCCAAAAGACTTTTTAACACGACtgcttaaaaataatgtgtgtgtacatttcattttaattgctattattatatatcaatatgtataatatttatgcataaaatacataaatatacaatacTGTATAAACatttcatgttatatataaattatatgtgtgtatatggatGTGTACAGATCATGTATATATTATGCATGTGGGTGTATGTTGTTTAAAACCAGtcacatcttggggcgcctgggtggcgcagtcggttaagcgtccgacttcagccaggtcacgatctcgcggtccgtgagttcaagccccgcgtcgggctctgggctgacggctcggagcctggagcctgtttccgattctgtgtctccctctctctctgcccctcccccgttcatgctctgtctctctctgtcccaaaaataaataaaaaacgttgaaaaaaaaaaatttaaaaaaccagtcACATctctaaaaatttagaaaaggatCATCTGGAAAACATTATTCAACCTGAATTTAGTGAAAGAACAGCAGCAATAACTTCAAACTACAAATACATGAAGACCTTATATTCATCTTCTTTCAAAGTAATATATTCTTCCTCATAAATATCGATGCTTTTCTGAAGAGTTAGAAAAGTTTACTTAGAAAACAGCTTTTCAATACAAAAGTACAATCTACAGCAGTACAGCTGGAACCAAAGCCATGCCCCTCACCGTAAATGTGTCTCCATTTATTCTACATAAACATCAGACATAGCAATATTACACCCACGATATCCTCGACATATTTAATGTCATTCACAAGACACATTAGCATCTGATGCTCTCATTTGGGACCGTACTGACTGAAATGAAATGGTAGGTGAGCACCATCTAACTAAGACAGAATGCAGCATGGCACTCACCAGCGTTTGCACGGTTTTTCAGTTCCTGCATTTGCACAATTGCAGCGATCTGAGTGCGAAGAAAAGTCAGCTCATCTTCGAGggcagctatttttttaattgcagcttCATTTACAGGCCCATCGTTTTTGGTTCGTTTATTCTGTCTTGGAGCAGGCAGCAATGGGTTCCAAACTGGTGGCAAAGGAtggaaaaattccattttcttctcttcttcatttttccatATGCTATTTCTgtgggtagaaggaaggaaaaactgagGGCGAAGGTGGaatttccccaaagaaataaattctttcagACAAAGAGGAatgaagacacaaaaacaaaaatcagagtaGCTCTCTTTATCTCATCATTGTCTCCAGACTCACTGAGGACAAGCACAACAGCTTATGTAACTTTGTATTCTCAATATCTAGAACAGAACAGTTGCCTTTAATAAGTGACCAATAAGTGGTCAGTGAATGAAGGAACAAGTCTTGCTTTTagactgtaaaacaaaaataattgtcTTGTAACTGTTCTACCTAATTGGTTTAAACACAGTACAAAttgatttatttagaaataaagttgATTTACTTAGAAATTCTACATACTCTGAATATATGGGTACTGAATGGCCTTGTACTAAGCATTATGTCAGAGATAAGTTTAtggtattctaattttttttaaatagataaaccACTTTGATACATAATAAATTTAGCCAGAATATTTGGATAATTGACCCTTAATGTGTTTATAGCCTATATCTGAATATACTAACACTAAGTTAGTATTCCCGAACAATAACAcattcaaatttcaaatatatttatttaacatcgttgcctggtacacagtaaacACTATTTAAGTTTTGgctaaatatgtaaaaaataaccaaatatggTATCTAGCATAGGAAACAGCTTTCTCCTAAAAATGGACATAATGATTTTGACACCCTTTTAATATCATTCCTTCCTAGGCCTACATtaagagaaatgggaaataaaaatgtcatcCTTATTAGGAAGATATTAGTAGGTCACAGGGCAGTACAGAGACAGACACAAGATTCAATTAGTATGATCGAACTTCAACACGTGCAAGAATTAAGATTACAGCCCATATCCCACCTTCCACAGGAAGAATGTAAAATTACCGAAATCTGAGATAACTGCCTTCTTCATCATTTGCCACACGCAAAGTATCAGCAAAAGATGGAACTACAGATCCATAGTTACCAGGGTCTACAGAGTTCAATAGAGGGATCAACTAAagtaaaaaaagggaagaaaaaaaaaaagtcagagctttgctggggtggggggcagggggtagaACACATGCATGCCCATGGAAATTGCCTAAATTAAAAATCCCTGAGTTAAGAGGAAAAAGGATATGCAACAGAAAAACATGCACCTGTTAGCGGGgcaaaaaatacttaggaaaatgtTATCTAAAGTCTAAACATGTAGCAATATTCTCTACTCCTGGTTAATGTCATCTATCGTAAAACACAAactagaagaataaaataagCTATTCAGGTGTTGCTTTGTGTCTGCCCATCTTTGAATGtaattacttaaagaaataaacacaaaaatatgcaAGACGTTTTTGGCTTTCAGGAAACAGTTCTTCTTTTGTTCTACTCTATCTCTAGAAGTACCTGGGATTATTGTATACATAGTGCTTAAACAATGCATGTTGACTGACTTACCTCAAAATTAGGCCTGGGACAAGGTTCTAGAGGAAGAATTTTCCCAATAAGACGAACAATACTCCGAGTTGATCCAtagtctttattttctctaatctGCAAAACCTATTTACACATAGAACATTGTTTAAAAACTActctgttaggggcgcctgggtggctcagtcggttaagcgtccaacttcggctcaggtcatgatctcgcggttttcgAGTTTgcgccccgcgtctggctctgtgctgacagctcagagcgtggagcctgctacagattctgtgtcttcccctctctctgcccctcccatgctcatgctccgtcactctctgtctcccaaaaataaataaatgttaaaaaattaaaaaaactattctgTTAAAGCATGTTTATATATCCATGAAGAAAAGTAGATGTAAAGGATGCACTAACACTTATTTTGACAAGAAAATACAGAAGGGCATACTCAAagtattttcttcaaagaattaaactttggggcacctgggtggctcagtctgttaagcatccagctcttgattttggctcaggtcatgatctcagagtcctgagACGGAACccctgtccagctctgtgctaagctcagagcctgcttgagattctctctctctcttctctctctcgctctctctgtctctctgcctcccctgcccctgctagttctctaaataaataaacttaaaaaaaaaattaaactttattcatatttgtcctaaaaagaaaaaaaaaaaaaaaaaaaaaaaaggatgggagtTAACCTGTGTAATATTCCAGAAAGAAAGGTCTTTTAAGAAAgcaccacaggggcacctgggtggctcatttggttaaacatccaacttcagcttaggtcatgatctcccagttcgtgcattcgaggcccacatcgggctccatgttgacagctcagggccttggagcctgcttcagattttgtgtccccctctccctttgcccctctcctgctcatgttctgtttctctctctcaaaaataaataaacatttaaaaaaaaaaaaaaaaggaccacaaATTCATTTTTGTCCTATTTCTGATAATGACAAAATACTTTAGGGAACTTTATCCAGAAAAATTGCCTCCTCTCCTCACAGCTAAACATATCTTTTGGCCCAGTCAAAAATTGACAATTTCTGTTTCTCAAACAATGAGGTAATACAGAGTGCACTTATGTAATTCCTttcaaaggtgaaataaagaggGGGAATAAACTAATCTGGCACTAGACAATTTAAGAATTCTTTACCTACAGTGAACTATATCTGCCAGAAGTCAGTTCTTAAAAAGATGATAGAAATGAAATACGCTACTATAATTCAAATAACATCTTGTCTTTTGGCTTGGGCTTTCCAGATTGGTGTAAACAATTCCCACAGAAGCCTCCTCAAAAATATGACATAATATTTCTGCTTTTGGCAGAGATTTCAAGACAAAGAAAGCACTTTCTTCAAAAAGCATTAAAACTTggacttttcatttttcctaagaTCCCGTAACAAGGAGAGTTTATTACAAGCAACAGACGTAGGTAGCATCCTAACAGCATCTTCTTGGAAATGGACATACAGTTCTAGAACTCAGGAAACAAATCTGGGATTTAGATGGATTTGGGAATCATCAGCAGACAGAATACATGATAGGTAAAAATTAAAGCCATTTGACTAGTTGAGAAAAACTGGGGCTAGAGAGGAAGATCCGGAAGCCACTGGCACAGAAAATGCCATTCCTCTACTTTCAAATGGTAAGATTCTGAATGTATCCGATCACATCCAAACACCTGGGCTCAGAACCTTACTATTTGAAAGTAGaggaaacattaaaacattaaactgATTACatcatagggtgcctgggtggctcagtcagtgaagtgtccaacttcagcttggggtcatgatgtcacggtttgtgagttcgagccccgtgtcgggctctgtgctgacagctcagagcctggagcctgcttcagattctgtgtctccctctctctctgccctcccccactcgtgctctctctctgtttaatgtttaataaaaaatttgaaaaatctttttaaacagATTACATCTACTGGCCTCATAAGCTTCCATCAATTCTGCGATCTCAGTCTCCACAACATCCTCCATGTATTCTGTATTATTCTCCAGTCACTCTGAAAAGTCCTCTGCCACTTGGCCCAGTTCTATCTATCCGACTGAATTACCCACTCACTACGTTAACAACACGAGCTCTTTTGCGTATAGCAATTTTCCTCATGGTCTCGAAGACAAGCCAATGTTATCCTAATTGCCAAGCACTTACGCATGTGCCCAAAGGGCACCACTCTACCTCCAGCCCTGGCACCAGCTGTTTTTACCTGTCTTCTAATGTCAGATTCACACTCCTCTACAAATTTGACTCTGCTTTCGGGAGCTTTCTAGGCTCTAAATTCCTAAACCAGTTCCAAGGAGCACCACACAACAGGATACCTAACTACACGTAACTTTGTTTCATTTGCAGTGTTCCCTCTGCTCCATTAAGACTGTCAACTCCAGGGACAGAGATGTGTTTATGTTCCTTTTCAATCCTACAGGGTAGTAGTTCTTAACCATAAATCACAATCACCTACACCTACAACCACTTCAGAAGTACGtattctccaaaagaaaaaaaacacaaaccacatATGTAAGACaaattttctagtagctacatctgaaaaagtagaaagaggtaaaattaatttatgttcatttatttttgagagagagacagacagagcaagggaagggcagagagagagagggagacacagaatctgaagcaggctccaggctctgagctgtcagcacagaaccagatgcggggctcaaacccgcaagatgttgattatgacccgagccaaagttggatgctcaatcaactgagccttccaggagccccaagtgttcattttacttttgaaagagagagagggagagtatgtgcaggggaagggcagagagagactggga from Neofelis nebulosa isolate mNeoNeb1 chromosome 6, mNeoNeb1.pri, whole genome shotgun sequence includes these protein-coding regions:
- the MTFR2 gene encoding mitochondrial fission regulator 2, with amino-acid sequence MSLILNILREMLEYFGVPIDQVLQIRENKDYGSTRSIVRLIGKILPLEPCPRPNFELIPLLNSVDPGNYGSVVPSFADTLRVANDEEGSYLRFRNSIWKNEEEKKMEFFHPLPPVWNPLLPAPRQNKRTKNDGPVNEAAIKKIAALEDELTFLRTQIAAIVQMQELKNRANAGLFDLNSEPSSLGQRPSPGTAELSVKPDSFSSSVFFPPPAPPPPVPPQLSSPQRPCSLTWPGTNNTCNSDNSASEVKRQQLGDSKTNDSHRSKSQENKDVPNMLDILKDMNKVKLRAVERSPGGRPIHKRKRQDSHWDPVSLISHALKQKFAFQEDDSFEKENRSWESSPFSSPEASRVSYNNVKLIF